A window of Fragaria vesca subsp. vesca linkage group LG7, FraVesHawaii_1.0, whole genome shotgun sequence contains these coding sequences:
- the LOC101292051 gene encoding shaggy-related protein kinase theta-like, which yields MNMMRRLKSIASGRSSVSSDPGGDSSSKRSKFDQQTEKKVIGQSNGVERSATDQNTKSTSMESAASTSSASSIAKIEAKEEKSTVDQLPKDMHQMKIRDVHNHDEKDMEETIISGNGTETGHIIATTVGGRNGQPKQTISYMAECVVGTGSFGVVFQAKCLETGEAVAIKKVLQDKRYKNRELQIMRLLDHSNVVQLKHCFFSTTEKDELYLNLVLEYISETVYRVSKHYVRMNQHIPIIYVQLYTYQICRALNYLHHVVGVCHRDIKPQNLLVNPHTHQLKICDFGSAKMLVPGEANISYICSRYYRAPELIFGATEYTTAIDMWSVGCVFAELLLGQPLFPGESGVDQLVEIIKILGTPTREEIKCMNPNYTEFKFPQIKAHPWHKIFHKRMPPEAVDLVSRLLQYSPNLRCTALEACAHPFFDDLRDPNVSLPNGRAVPPLFDFTAQELAGASTELRHRLIPEHARN from the exons ATGAATATGATGCGTCGGCTCAAGAGCATTGCATCGGGCCGGAGCTCCGTTTCGTCCGACCCG GGTGGTGATTCCAGCTCAAAGAGATCAAAGTTTGATCAACAAACTGAAAAGAAGGTTATTGGACAGTCAAATGGTGTTGAGAGAAGTGCCACTGATCAGAATACAAAATCAACATCAATGGAATCTGCTGCAAGCACGTCCAGTGCGTCTTCCATAGCTAAGATAGAGGCCAAAGAAGAAAAATCAACTGTTGATCAACTCCCAAAAGATATGCATCAAATGAAAATCAGAGATGTCCACAACCATGATGAAAAG GATATGGAAGAAACTATCATAAGTGGTAATGGAACGGAGACAGGCCATATCATTGCTACGACAGTAGGCGGTCGAAATGGACAGCCTAAACAG ACAATCTCTTATATGGCAGAGTGCGTAGTTGGCACTGGTTCTTTTGGAGTCGTCTTTCAG GCCAAGTGTCTGGAAACAGGTGAAGCAGTTGCAATAAAAAAGGTGCTGCAGGATAAAAGATATAAAAATAGGGAACTTCAGATCATGCGCTTACTGGACCATTCCAATGTTGTTCAATTGAAGCATTGTTTCTTTTCAACTACTGAAAAGGACGAGCTGTACCTTAACCTTGTCCTTGAGTATATATCTGAGACTGTTTACAGAGTGTCAAAGCATTATGTCCGGATGAACCAACATATTCCCATTATTTATGTGCAGTTGTACACGTACCAG ATTTGTCGGGCGTTAAATTACTTGCACCACGTTGTTGGTGTGTGTCATCGTGATATTAAGCCACAGAATTTGCTG GTTAATCCCCACACTCATCAGCTTAAGATATGTGATTTTGGGAGTGCAAAGATGCTG GTACCAGGTGAAGCCAACATATCATATATTTGCTCGCGATATTATAGAGCTCCAGAACTCATATTCGGGGCAACAGAATATACAACTGCAATTGATATGTGGTCTGTTGGTTGCGTATTTGCTGAACTTCTTCTTGGGCAG CCACTGTTTCCTGGGGAGAGTGGTGTTGATCAGCTGGTGGAAATCATAAAG ATTCTTGGAACACCAACCAGAGAAGAAATTAAGTGCATGAATCCAAACTATACTGAGTTCAAGTTTCCTCAAATTAAAGCTCATCCTTGGCATAAG ATATTCCATAAGCGAATGCCCCCTGAAGCTGTGGATCTTGTGTCAAGGCTGCTCCAGTATTCACCAAATCTGCGTTGCACTGCT TTAGAGGCTTGTGCGCACCCTTTCTTTGATGATTTGAGAGACCCAAATGTAAGCTTGCCTAATGGACGGGCAGTACCTCCTTTGTTCGATTTCACAGCTCAAG AATTGGCCGGTGCATCCACTGAACTCAGACATCGTCTCATCCCTGAGCATGCAAGGAATTAA
- the LOC101291754 gene encoding homeobox-leucine zipper protein ANTHOCYANINLESS 2-like: protein MSFGGFLDNSTGSSGGARIVADIPYNHHPHHNANHTSMPSSAIAQPRLVTQSLTKSMFNNSPGLSLALQTNADGGGDAARMAENFEGNNNVGGRRSREEENEISRSGSDNMDGAGSGDEGDAADNSNPRKKKRYHRHTPQQIQELEALFKECPHPDEKQRLELSRRLNLETRQVKFWFQNRRTQMKTQLERHENSLLRQENDKLRAENMSIRDAMRNPICTNCGGPAMIGDISIEEQHLRIDNARLKDELDRVCALAGKFLGRPISSLGPSMGPPLPSSALELGVGNNGFGGMSSVSTSMPLGPDFGAGLGGGMPLVAHTRPVAGGLDERTMFLELALAAMDELVKLAQTDEPLWSLEGGREILNHEEYMRSFTPCIGLKPNGFVTEASRETGMVIINSLALVETLMDSNRWLEMFPCMIARTSTTDVISSGMGGTRNGALQLMHAELQVLSPLVPVREVNFLRFCKQHAEGVWAVVDVSVDTIRDNSGAPTFANCRRLPSGCVVQDMPNGYSKVTWVEHAEYDESQVHHLYRPLLSSGMGFGAQRWVATLQRQCQCLAILMSSTVPARDHANTITQSGRKSMLKLAQRMTDNFCAGVCASTVHKWNKLNAGNVDEDVRYMTRESMDDPGEPPGIVLSAATSVWLPVSPQRLFNFLRDERLRSEWDILSNGGPMQEMAHIAKGQDQGNCVSLLRARAMNANQNSMLILQETCIDAAGSLVVYAPVDIPAMHVVMNGGDSAYVALLPSGFAIVPDGPGSRGPGGAEGKAGQGSSNGNGGEARVSGSLLTMTFQILVNSLPSAKLTVESVETVNNLISCTVQKIKGALQCES from the exons ATGAGTTTTGGGGGTTTTCTTGACAATAGTACCGGCAGTAGTGGCGGTGCAAGAATCGTCGCTGATATTCCTTATAACCACCACCCCCACCACAACGCCAACCACACCAGTATGCCCTCTAGTGCCATCGCTCAGCCTCGACTTGTCACTCAGTCTCTCACCAAATCCATGTTCAACAACTCACCCGGCCTCTCACTCGCTCTT CAGACTAATGCCGACGGAGGCGGAGACGCGGCGAGAATGGCGGAGAATTTCGAGGGGAACAACAACGTCGGCGGGAGGAGGAGTCGGGAGGAGGAGAACGAGATCAGTAGATCTGGCAGCGATAACATGGACGGCGCCGGCTCCGGCGATGAAGGAGACGCCGCGGATAACAGTAACCCTCGTAAGAAGAAGAGATACCACCGACACACCCCGCAGCAAATCCAAGAGCTCGAAGC GTTGTTCAAGGAGTGCCCTCATCCTGATGAGAAACAAAGATTGGAGCTTAGCAGAAGGCTAAATCTTGAGACCCGGCAAGTCAAGTTCTGGTTCCAAAATCGTCGAACCCAGATGAAG ACTCAACTTGAAAGGCATGAGAACTCTTTGCTGAGGCAAGAAAACGATAAGCTTCGGGCCGAAAACATGTCGATTAGGGATGCCATGAGGAACCCAATTTGCACAAACTGCGGTGGTCCGGCCATGATTGGCGATATTTCTATTGAAGAGCAGCATCTTAGGATCGACAATGCCCGATTAAAGGATGAGTTAGACCGGGTTTGTGCACTCGCCGGGAAGTTCTTGGGCCGCCCGATTTCGTCTCTAGGTCCATCAATGGGGCCTCCACTGCCGAGTTCAGCTCTGGAGCTCGGAGTTGGGAACAATGGGTTTGGTGGGATGAGCTCAGTGTCTACATCAATGCCATTGGGACCTGATTTCGGAGCGGGGCTTGGGGGTGGCATGCCACTTGTGGCTCACACAAGGCCGGTGGCGGGAGGGCTGGACGAGAGGACCATGTTTCTAGAGCTGGCTTTGGCCGCCATGGATGAGCTTGTGAAGCTGGCTCAGACTGATGAGCCACTTTGGAGTTTGGAAGGTGGGAGAGAGATTCTGAATCACGAGGAGTACATGAGGAGTTTCACGCCTTGCATTGGGTTGAAGCCTAATGGCTTCGTTACCGAGGCTTCTAGGGAGACTGGTATGGTCATCATCAACAGTTTGGCTCTGGTTGAGACTCTGATGGACTCG AATCGATGGCTGGAGATGTTCCCATGTATGATTGCCAGAACTTCTACCACTGATGTAATTTCCAGCGGTATGGGAGGGACTAGAAATGGTGCACTTCAACTG ATGCATGCTGAGCTTCAAGTCCTATCTCCTTTGGTTCCAGTCCGTGAGGTCAACTTCCTCCGCTTCTGCAAGCAGCATGCCGAGGGTGTGTGGGCAGTGGTGGATGTATCCGTCGACACCATCCGAGACAATTCCGGTGCACCCACATTTGCAAACTGCAGGAGGCTCCCTTCTGGCTGTGTTGTGCAAGATATGCCTAATGGTTACTCCAAG GTTACATGGGTTGAGCATGCGGAGTACGACGAGAGCCAAGTCCACCACCTGTACCGACCCTTATTGAGTTCCGGCATGGGGTTCGGCGCGCAGAGGTGGGTCGCCACCCTCCAGCGTCAATGCCAGTGCCTTGCTATCCTCATGTCCTCCACAGTCCCCGCCCGTGATCACGCCAATA CCATCACTCAGAGCGGGAGGAAGAGCATGCTGAAGCTAGCGCAGCGAATGACTGACAACTTCTGCGCTGGGGTCTGCGCGTCGACGGTGCACAAATGGAACAAGCTGAACGCCGGCAACGTGGACGAGGACGTCCGCTACATGACCAGAGAGAGCATGGACGACCCCGGCGAGCCGCCTGGCATTGTGCTCAGCGCAGCCACCTCGGTCTGGCTCCCAGTCTCCCCACAGAGGCTATTCAATTTCTTGCGCGATGAGCGTCTTAGGAGCGAGTGGGACATCCTCTCCAACGGTGGGCCTATGCAGGAGATGGCCCACATCGCCAAGGGCCAGGACCAAGGCAACTGCGTCTCCCTACTCCGCGCCAGA GCCATGAACGCAAACCAGAACAGCATGCTGATACTACAAGAGACGTGCATCGACGCGGCGGGGTCGCTTGTGGTGTACGCGCCGGTGGACATTCCGGCAATGCACGTGGTGATGAACGGAGGGGACTCTGCCTACGTGGCGCTGCTGCCGTCGGGGTTTGCGATAGTCCCGGACGGTCCGGGGTCGCGTGGGCCCGGCGGGGCGGAGGGGAAGGCGGGGCAGGGAAGCAGTAACGGTAACGGCGGAGAGGCGAGGGTGAGTGGATCATTGCTAACGATGACGTTTCAGATACTGGTCAACAGTCTGCCGTCGGCGAAGTTGACCGTGGAGTCGGTGGAGACGGTTAACAATCTCATCTCCTGCACCGTCCAGAAGATCAAGGGCGCGCTCCAATGCGAGAGCTGA
- the LOC101292341 gene encoding probable methyltransferase PMT13-like produces the protein MGHLNLPASKRIPRQWRLLDLVSAAFFGIVILFFLLVFTPLGDSMAASGRQSLLLSTNADPKQRHRLVALVEQGQHQQPIEACPADAVDHMPCEDPRRNSQLSREMNFYRERHCPPPEETPLCLIPPPDGYRIPVPWPESLEKIWHSNMPHNKIAERKGHQGWMKLEGPYFIFPGGGTMFPDGAIEYIEKLGQYIPIGDGVLRTALDMGCGVASFGGYLLAKNIIAMSFAPRDSHKSQIQFALERGIPAFSLMLGTRRLPFPAFSFDLVHCSRCLIPFTAYNATYFLEVDRVLRPGGYLVISGPPVQWANQDKEWADLQGVARALCYELIAVDGNTAVWKKPAGDSCLPNQNEYGLELCDESDDSNDAWYVKLKKCMSRTSSVKGEFAVGMIPKWPARLTKPPARVTVMRNGVDVFEADTRRWARRVAYYKDSLHLKLGTSAVRNIMDMNAFFGGFAGALKSDPVWVMNVVPSRKPSTLSIIYDRGLIGVYHDWCEPFSTYPRSYDFIHVTSIESLIKHSITGKNRCNLVDLLVEMDRILRPEGTVVIRDSPEVIDKIGRIAHNVRWTASIHEKEPESHGREKILVATKNFWKLPSAST, from the exons ATGGGCCACCTGAACCTGCCCGCATCGAAGCGGATCCCCCGGCAATGGCGCCTCCTGGATTTGGTCTCGGCGGCCTTCTTCGGCATAGTCATCCTCTTCTTCCTCCTCGTCTTCACCCCCTTGGGCGACTCCATGGCCGCCTCGGGACGCCAGTCCTTGCTCCTCTCCACCAACGCCGATCCCAAGCAACGACACCGTTTGGTGGCCCTGGTCGAGCAAGGCCAGCACCAGCAGCCCATCGAGGCCTGCCCCGCCGACGCCGTCGACCACATGCCGTGTGAGGACCCCCGGAGGAACAGCCAGCTCAGCAGGGAGATGAACTTTTATAGAGAACGGCATTGTCCTCCGCCGGAAGAGACTCCTCTCTGCTTGATCCCGCCGCCTGATGGGTATAGGATTCCGGTGCCGTGGCCGGAGAGCTTGGAAAAG ATATGGCACAGCAACATGCCACACAACAAAATTGCAGAGAGAAAAGGTCATCAAGGATGGATGAAACTGGAAGGCCCGTATTTCATTTTCCCTGGTGGTGGCACCATGTTCCCTGATGGAGCTATAGAATATATTGAAAAACTTGGACAGTACATCCCTATCGGTGATGGAGTTCTGCGGACTGCTCTTGATATGGGTTGTGGG GTTGCTAGTTTTGGTGGGTATCTTCTGGCCAAAAACATTATAGCAATGTCATTTGCTCCAAGAGACTCACACAAATCACAGATTCAGTTTGCCCTAGAAAGAGGAATTCCAGCATTTTCTCTCATGCTTGGCACTCGCAGACTACCTTTTCCTGCTTTCTCATTTGATTTGGTGCATTGCTCTCGATGTTTGATCCCTTTTACTGCCTACA ATGCCACATATTTTCTGGAAGTGGATCGCGTACTTCGCCCAGGAGGATACCTAGTAATCTCTGGTCCGCCTGTGCAGTGGGCTAATCAAGACAAGGAATGGGCGGATCTCCAAGGAGTTGCAAGAGCATTGTGTTATGAGCTAATTGCTGTTGATGGAAACACAGCTGTCTGGAAAAAACCTGCTGGCGATTCATGCCTTCCTAACCAAAATGAATATGGTCTAGAATTGTGTGACGAATCAGATGACTCAAATGATGCATG GTATGTCAAGTTAAAGAAATGCATGAGTAGGACATCTTCTGTCAAGGGAGAATTTGCTGTTGGGATGATTCCAAAATGGCCAGCAAGGCTGACGAAACCTCCTGCAAGGGTCACAGTCATGAGAAATGGCGTTGATGTGTTTGAGGCTGATACTCGACGATGGGCCAGAAGAGTGGCCTACTATAAGGATTCTCTACACCTGAAGCTTGGAACTTCAGCTGTGCGCAACATCATGGACATGAATGCATTTTTTGGAGGTTTTGCTGGTGCACTGAAATCTGACCCTGTTTGGGTGATGAATGTTGTTCCTTCTCGCAAGCCCTCTACTCTGTCTATAATATACGACAGAGGTCTCATTGGAGTCTACCATGATTG GTGTGAGCCTTTCTCAACGTATCCTCGTTCTTATGATTTCATTCATGTAACCAGCATTGAATCACTCATAAAACATTCAATTACAGGAAAAAACAG ATGTAACCTTGTGGATTTGTTGGTGGAGATGGATCGAATCTTGCGTCCTGAAGGAACGGTTGTGATTAGAGACTCTCCCGAAGTTATTGATAAAATAGGTCGCATAGCTCATAATGTTAGGTGGACTGCTAGCATACACGAGAAAGAACCAGAATCACACGGGAGAGAGAAAATTCTTGTTGCAACCAAAAACTTTTGGAAGTTGCCTTCAGCATCCACCTGA
- the LOC101292631 gene encoding COP9 signalosome complex subunit 1-like, with the protein MDADDETTAAMIDDEIYANGGGEDEKRNRPIISGEPLDVEAYASLYGGRTKISRLLFIAEQSRGCRNEAMELEALRMAYDEVKKGENTQWFRDVAQKIDGRLGLEYQMDLAWCESVDRRAEQKREKLENELNAYRTNLIKESIRMGYNDFGDFHYSHGQLGDAFKNYVRTRDYCTTSKHIVHMCMCSILVSIEMGQFTHVASYVSKAEQTQEALDPITVAKLRCAAGLANLEAKKYKLAARKFLDTGHELGNNYNEVIAPQDIATYGGLCALASFDRAELKNKVIDNLNFRNFLELVPEIREVINDFYSSRYASCLDYLGNLKANLLLDIHLHDHLETLYDQIRNKALIQYTHPFVSVDLNMMANAFKTDVAGLEKELEALITDNQVQARIDSHNKILYARHADQRNATFQRALQTGNEFDRDVKSMLLRINLFKHESNQKQSKKS; encoded by the exons ATGGACGCCGACGACGAGACCACCGCGGCGATGATCGACGACGAGATCTACGCCAACGGCGGCGGCGAGGACGAGAAGCGCAACCGCCCCATCATCTCCGGCGAGCCGCTCGACGTGGAGGCCTACGCGAGCCTCTACGGCGGTCGGACAAAGATCTCGCGGCTGCTGTTCATCGCCGAGCAGAGCCGCGGCTGCCGCAACGAGGCGATGGAGCTGGAGGCGCTGAGGATGGCGTATGATGAGGTAAAGAAGGGAGAGAACACGCAGTGGTTTAGGGACGTGGCGCAGAAGATCGACGGGAGGTTGGGGCTGGAGTATCAGATGGACTTGGCGTGGTGCGAGTCGGTGGATAGGAGAGCCGAGCAGAAGAGGGAGAAGCTTGAGAATGAGCTCAATGCTTATAGA ACAAATTTGATCAAAGAAAGCATAAGAATGGGCTACAATGATTTTGGAGATTTCCATTATTCTCATGGGCAACTTGGGGATGCTTTTAAGAACTATGTTCGTACTCGTGATTATTGCACTACATCAAAGCATATTGTTCATATGTGCATGTGTTCCATTCTGGTCAGCATTGAGATGGGTCAATTTACTCATGTCGCAAGCTATGTTAGCAAAGCAGAACAAACACAAGAGGCCCTTGACCCAATTACTGTTGCAAAACTTCGCTGTGCTGCTGGATTGGCTAACTTGGAAGCTAAGAAATACAAGCTTGCTGCTCGTAAG TTCTTGGATACTGGGCATGAGTTGGGAAACAACTACAATGAAGTCATTGCACCTCAAGATATTGCAACATATGGTGGGCTTTGTGCACTTGCAAGTTTTGACCGAGCAGAGCTGAAG AACAAAGTTATCGACAACTTGAATTTCCGGAACTTTTTAGAGTTGGTGCCTGAAATAAGGGAGGTTATTAATGATTTCTACTCAAG TCGTTATGCTTCATGCTTGGATTACCTTGGGAATCTCAAAGCAAACTTGTTGCTGGACATCCATTTGCATGATCACCTTGAGACGCTCTATGATCAGATCCGCAACAAGGCCCTCATCCAGTACACACACCCCTTTGTGTCTGTAGATCTAAACATGATGGCCAATGCTTTCAAAACTGATGTTGCAGGGTTGGAGAAAGAACTTGAAGCTTTGATAACTGACAACCAAGTTCAG GCTCGTATTGATTCTCACAACAAAATTCTATATGCACGTCATGCGGATCAAAGGAATGCAACTTTTCAGAGGGCCCTACAGACAGGGAATGAGTTTGATCGGGATGTGAAGTCGATGCTACTCAGGATAAATCTTTTCAAGCACGAAAGCAATCAAAAGCAATCAAAGAAGTCCTGA
- the LOC101292930 gene encoding vignain-like, which translates to MEFTNQSKCICLALVLIMLGAWSSEATSRSLQDALAYGRYEQWIARYGRVYNDAIEKEDRFKIFKENEAYVESSNKDGNKLYKLSLNQFADLTNEEFTATRNRFLGHECSTKTTTFKYENAYVPATMDWRKKGAVTPVKDQGQCGSCWAFSAVGAMEGITQLTTGKLISLSEQELVDCDVNGVDQGCSGGLMDDAFQFVIQNHGINTEANYPYTAADGTCNAKKEAGHAATITGHEDVPANSESALLKAVANQPISVAIDASGYDFQLYSSGVFTGTCGTELDHGVTAVGYGVDADGTKYWLVKNSWGAQWGEEGYIRMQRDVAAPEGLCGIAMEASYPTA; encoded by the exons ATGGAGTTCACTAACCAGAGCAAATGTATCTGCTTGGCCTTGGTCCTGATCATGTTGGGGGCCTGGTCTTCGGAAGCCACTTCTCGCAGCCTCCAAGATGCATTAGCTTATGGGAGGTATGAGCAATGGATAGCTCGTTATGGACGTGTGTATAATGATGCAATCGAGAAGGAGGATCGCTTCAAGATATTCAAGGAGAATGAGGCATATGTGGAGTCTTCCAACAAAGATGGAAACAAACTTTACAAATTGAGTCTGAACCAATTTGCAGACCTTACAAATGAGGAGTTTACTGCCACAAGAAATCGATTCTTGGGGCACGAGTGTTCCACCAAGACCACTACATTCAAGTACGAAAATGCTTATGTGCCGGCTACAATGGACTGGAGAAAGAAGGGAGCTGTAACTCCAGTGAAGGACCAAGGCCAATGTG GAAGTTGTTGGGCCTTCTCAGCAGTGGGAGCTATGGAAGGAATCACTCAACTCACAACTGGTAAACTAATCTCTTTGTCTGAGCAAGAGCTGGTTGACTGTGATGTCAATGGTGTAGACCAAGGTTGTTCAGGTGGCCTTATGGACGATGCCTTTCAGTTCGTTATTCAAAATCATGGTATTAATACGGAGGCTAATTATCCCTACACGGCTGCTGATGGTACATGCAATGCCAAGAAGGAAGCAGGACATGCAGCCACGATAACTGGCCACGAAGATGTGCCTGCAAACAGTGAAAGCGCTCTTCTTAAGGCCGTGGCTAATCAACCTATTTCGGTTGCCATTGATGCTAGTGGATACGACTTCCAGTTATACTCAAGTGGTGTTTTCACAGGAACATGTGGAACTGAACTAGACCATGGTGTTACTGCTGTTGGCTATGGCGTGGATGCTGATGGAACCAAGTATTGGTTGGTAAAGAACTCATGGGGTGCACAATGGGGTGAAGAAGGTTACATAAGAATGCAAAGAGATGTTGCTGCACCAGAAGGTCTCTGTGGCATTGCCATGGAAGCCTCTTACCCCACTGCATAG